In the genome of Sphingomonas alpina, the window CGATCCGGCGCAAGCGGCATTCCAGGAACCATCGAGAGCCTTTAGCGTGAACGCCCGCGTGCCGTGACCGGCCAGATGTCGATCAGCGTATCCCCGCGGACCACATGATAGGCATCGTACAGATTGACGGTCGGATCGCAGTGCGGAACCTGCAGGCTCACCACATCGGCAAGACGACACCCCTCCCCTACGGGAAAGATCGCGCCATGTTCATCACCCATGAAACGATAGGTTGCCCCCTCAGGCGCGCCGGCGAGCACCACAGGCGACCCGCCATCGGTGGCGAATGCCTTATAGCCCGCATCGATGGTGACCATGCCGGGCGCGTTGGCGCTGACCACGCGGGCATCGACGACCAACGCCGTTTCATACAATTGCCCGCCATCACCACCCAGGTCGCATTCGGCATATTGCCGATCCATGAAGACATAGGAGCCCACCTGCAGCTCGGTAAAGGCGCCCAGATTGCCATCGATCCGGTGCGTCCCGGTGCCACCGCCGCTGACGATCGCGGACGGCGCACCGGCCGCCGCAAGTGCATCGATAATACTGGAGAGATAGGCAGTGCGCTCTTCGATCGCGGTGCGGCGATCGGCGTAGGACGCGATATGCTGATGCACGCCGCAATAGCATTGTAGCCCGTTGAATTTGAGCGAGGGCTGCGCCGCGATATCCTTCGCCAACGCCAGTGCGGCTTCGAGCGAGCCGACACCGGTGCGGCGGATGCCCGGATCGATATCAATCAGCACGCCGAGCGGCCGATCGGCAGAAAACACCGCCGCGAGCGCGCGGACATTGTCGGGGTGATCGACCACCACCATCAGATCGGCGATCCGGTCGTGAAGCGTCTTCAGCCGAGCAATCGCCGGTGCCGAAACAACCGGCGAGGTGATCAGCACATTGCCGATCTCACCGCTTTCGGTCAGCGCTTCGGCCTCGCCCAGCTTGGCGCAGCAAATGCCCACTGCCCCCGCCGCGAGTTGGAGGCGCGCGATATCCAGGCTCTTGTGCGTCTTGGCATGCGGCCGCAGCTTTACGCCCTTGGCGGAGGCGAAATCGGCCATTCGCGCGATATTGCGATCGAGCGCGTCTCGATCGATGACCAGCACCGGCGTATTGAGTGCGGCACGCGAACCCTGCTGATCGATAAGCCCGTCGTGGAGATGAAGGTCGGTCATGGAGTGGTCCTGAAGATCAAGGGGATTGCCGGTCGATGCCGAACAAGGCCGTCAGATGCGCATTGGCGAATTTGGCGGCCGGAT includes:
- a CDS encoding DSD1 family PLP-dependent enzyme → MTDLHLHDGLIDQQGSRAALNTPVLVIDRDALDRNIARMADFASAKGVKLRPHAKTHKSLDIARLQLAAGAVGICCAKLGEAEALTESGEIGNVLITSPVVSAPAIARLKTLHDRIADLMVVVDHPDNVRALAAVFSADRPLGVLIDIDPGIRRTGVGSLEAALALAKDIAAQPSLKFNGLQCYCGVHQHIASYADRRTAIEERTAYLSSIIDALAAAGAPSAIVSGGGTGTHRIDGNLGAFTELQVGSYVFMDRQYAECDLGGDGGQLYETALVVDARVVSANAPGMVTIDAGYKAFATDGGSPVVLAGAPEGATYRFMGDEHGAIFPVGEGCRLADVVSLQVPHCDPTVNLYDAYHVVRGDTLIDIWPVTARGRSR